From a region of the Sminthopsis crassicaudata isolate SCR6 chromosome 6, ASM4859323v1, whole genome shotgun sequence genome:
- the NUDT6 gene encoding nucleoside diphosphate-linked moiety X motif 6, with protein MQPGLLLGRLRRPLLQLQLLPGLLRWRRRPLLQLRLLQAQEAARALSGGPGPGGLRGEIDRFGGVTVHLGRLRPADGVDPATFRAWLQASIQQWRAEGRIAIWLHIPIFQSQFINPAASLGLRFHHAESDASLMTLWLGEGPSRLPGYATHQVGVAGAVFDEDTGKVLVVQDRNKMKNTWKFPGGLSEPGEDIGDTAIREVWEETGIKSEFKALLSIRQQHGAPNAFGKSDMYIICRLKPLSFHISFCPHECLKCEWMNLTDLAEADDTTPITRRVANLLLYGHREGFEKIDLSMRELPSVHRGLFYKLYHKELPELYENIARMD; from the exons ATGCAGCCGGGACTGCTGCTGGGGCGCCTGCGGCGGCCGCTGCTACAGTTGCAGCTTCTGCCGGGGCTGTTGCGGTGGAGGCGGCGGCCGCTGCTACAGTTGCGGCTGCTACAGGCGCAGGAGGCCGCCCGCGCTCTGTCCGGCGGTCCCGGCCCCGGCGGCCTTCGAGGGGAGATCGACCGCTTCGGGGGCGTCACTGTGCACTTGGGTCGGCTCCGACCCGCGGACGGCGTGGACCCAGCCACCTTCCGAGCGTGGCTCCAGG CCTCAATCCAGCAATGGCGAGCAGAGGGCAGAATAGCCATCTGGCTGCATATCCCTATCTTCCAAAGCCAGTTTATAAATCCAGCGGCTTCCCTGGGCCTTCGTTTTCACCACGCAGAGTCTGATGCATCCCTGATGACCCTCTGGCTTGGGGAAGGACCCAGCCGCTTGCCAGGCTATGCCACCCATCAAGTAGGAGTTGCAG GTGCTGTATTTGATGAAGACACTGGAAAAGTACTAGTTGTACAAGATCGAAATAAA ATGAAAAATACATGGAAGTTTCCAGGAGGTTTGTCAGAACCTGGAGAAGATATTG GAGACACGGCTATTCGGGAAGTTTGGGAAGAGACTGGCATCAAGTCAGAATTCAAAGCCCTCCTGAGTATCCGGCAGCAACATGGGGCCCCAAATGCATTTGGGAAGTCTGATATGTACATCATCTGCCGTCTGAAGCCACTTTCCTTCCACATTAGCTTCTGTCCACACGAGTGCCTGAAGTGTGAGTGGATGAATCTCACAGACCTTGCGGAAGCAGACGACACAACTCCGATCACCCGCAGGGTCGCTAATTTGCTCCTCTATGGACACAGAGAAGGGTTTGAGAAGATCGACCTTTCTATGAGGGAGCTCCCCTCTGTCCACAGAGGGCTGTTCTATAAACTCTATCACAAGGAGTTGCCAGAGCTCTATGAAAATATAGCTAGAATGGATTAA